A region from the Methylocystis iwaonis genome encodes:
- a CDS encoding GFA family protein, with protein sequence MSEASYRGSCQCQAVVFDATLDLDHTITCNCSRCQRLGSVLSFAPADKFHLQKGADALTEYRFNTKKIGHQFCKICGIEPFAYGETPDGAPTVAVNVNCLDGVDPRALKSAHYDGRSR encoded by the coding sequence ATGAGCGAGGCGTCTTACCGCGGCTCCTGCCAGTGCCAAGCCGTCGTCTTCGATGCGACGCTCGACCTCGACCACACCATCACCTGCAATTGCTCGCGATGCCAGCGGCTGGGCTCCGTGTTGAGCTTCGCGCCCGCGGATAAGTTCCACCTGCAAAAGGGCGCTGACGCCCTGACCGAATATCGCTTCAACACGAAGAAGATCGGTCACCAGTTCTGCAAAATCTGCGGGATCGAGCCTTTCGCTTATGGCGAGACGCCGGACGGCGCGCCGACGGTCGCGGTCAACGTCAATTGTCTCGATGGCGTCGACCCCCGGGCGCTGAAATCGGCGCATTACGATGGGCGAAGCCGGTAG